One region of Macadamia integrifolia cultivar HAES 741 chromosome 11, SCU_Mint_v3, whole genome shotgun sequence genomic DNA includes:
- the LOC122092944 gene encoding uncharacterized protein LOC122092944: MELTTTTSGRLSMIIGDFNTTLFDHERRGPGQFYVGTASEFSTMVDATTIIQIPSSGRKFTWSNNHRRGHVDAVLDRTFMNKDWLKVFDDCLQKVLPCVALDHSTLLACSGSVLKPKNSPFRINNFRMDHPELLDLINAAWSINVTGSPTYNLDQKLNGAFLNFDHEVAISKTELDAIQRHIEEEGHSEQLFNLEADSKTRYWKEIHNHEKL, from the exons ATGGAGTTGACTACTACCACTTCAGGAAGGCTGAGTATGATTATTGGTGACTTTAATACAACTTTGTTTGACCATGAGAGGAGAGGGCCTGGGCAATTCTATGTTGGGACTGCCTCTGAATTTTCTACTATGGTTGATGCCACTACCATTATTCAAATTCCTTCTTCAGGCAGGAAGTTTACTTGGAGCAACAACCATAGAAGGGGTCATGTCGATGCAGTTCTTGATAGGACCTTCATGAACAAAGATTGGTTGAAGGTCTTCGATGATTGTTTGCAAAAGGTGCTTCCCTGTGTTGCTTTAGACCACTCTACCCTGCTTGCTTGTTCTGGTTCAGTGTTGAAGCCCAAGAACTCCCCTTTCAGAATAAATAACTTCAGGATGGACCACCCTGAACTCTTAGATTTGATTAATGCAGCATGGAGCATTAATGTCACTGGATCTCCAACTTACAACTTGGATCAGAAAttaaat GGAGCTTTTCTCAACTTCGATCATGAGGTTGCAATTTCAAAGACAGAGTTGGATGCCATTCAGAGGCATATTGAGGAGGAGGGACATTCAGAGCAGTTGTTCAATTTGGAAGCTGATTCCAAGACCAGATACTGGAAAGAAATTCATAACCATGAGAAATTATGA